The segment CGTCCTGACAAAAGCTCCAACGATGTGTCGTAAACTCGCTGACAGAAAGTCGTTCAAGCATCGGGGGCCTCATGGGAGTGAATCGAGTTCGGCTGCTCACAGTATCCGGACATTGAAACTGGTTGTAAATATGCCTTGGTCACATTTTCGACTCAACAAGATTCAAAATGTTTTACAGACGACAAATGGCGCTTTCAAAAACTCAAAAACTTATTCGCGACTGCGATGCTATCAAAAAATAAAGCAGGGAATTTGTTTTGGTTTGCGAATCAAAAGCATTACACTGTTGCCAAGTTCGGTATGGGTAAATCTGACGCTGCCTAACTCGATTCTGATCTGCAACTTTGTTCCACATCTTCCGTCGTTCGTCTGTTGCCCAAGTTGGTAGTCGCTAGCCGCTTGATCGTTCAGTTTCGGGACAAAAAGGAGTGTGAAATGGGCAAGGGTATGGAGTTCGCGGTGGCATACCGCGACGAAGACATTACGAAACGAGTCCGGGATTTTCTCGCCCGGCAGCATTTTCCTGCGTTGCAAGAACTTGAGATTGAAACCGCGAGAGGAGAACTGACAGTGCGCGGAGAAGTGCTTTCGTTCTACGAAAAACAGATCGCGATGTCGATCTGCCAGCGTGTTCCAGGAGTCCGGGTCTTCGTTGACGAAATTCTGGTTGCGGAAAGCTAGTGGTCCGTCAGACAGACCAGTTTTTTCCCATGCCTCACGCCTGGCTGAACCTGCTTACAAAATCCTAGGCACTGAGTGGTGAATGTGAGCGCCTTGCCGCTCATGTTTGGCCGCGTTGATGAGATGAAAATCAATTTGTTAAACGGTGCCCAGGATGGCCCACGTCAACTCGGCTTTGACAAACCACCGGATTTTTCCGTCGCAACATCGGGCTTCGGCAAGAAAACTGACCCGTCGATCCACGAAACCTTCGTGTTCGAGAACCACAACGTCAGGCAACTATCTCAGCTTGTTAGGCCGCGTCAACTGCGGGCCTCGCGCTGTCGAAAGCCGTTTGCTGAGCCGATTGAGGCGGCTGTAGTTCGCTCGCCACGATTCATTCAAGCTTGCAATCCCATCGGTGATGCTGGACTTCAGTTGCACCAAATCGCCTTCGACGGTCTTGTTCAAACGGTGCTCCTTCTTCTTCTGCGCCAGTTGTTGGGCGTCACGGAACACGGACTCCAACGAAGCCGCAACTTGTGGCCCAAGATCACTGGCAAACGTCGTCGTCGGTTGATAGATCGTCCCGCCAAGCGTCGACGTGATTCGAAATGACTGAATCCCGCTAACCGTTTCGTTGAGTCGTGCTGCCGTTCCGGCGCCGCCCGCCGATTCATGCACTGAGTCTGCATGCAGCATGACATCCTCAAAAGTGAACGTAATCGAACCGCCAAGCTGGTCGTTGGCATCCGCGTTTAAATCAGCGTCGACGAACAGTCGACTGTCTCCCGTCATGGAAAGCTGGATGCTCTCATTTGAACCCAGCGTGTATGCAGGTTGCGGAATCGCATGCCCTGTGAAATGAATCGAGTCGACTTTCTTGCCCCTGGACTGGTCGACCATCCCGGAAACGATGACTTGAGGATCTCCCTGGGCGCGAAAGTTAAACGTTAGCGGATGCTCGCTCTTGGTTGGATCGTCCAGCAAATTCTCGATGGTTCCCGCGAATCGAAAATGAGAGTTTGCGAACTCGGCGGCTCCATCGATTTGCAGCTTCTTGATCTCAATCTTCGG is part of the Mariniblastus fucicola genome and harbors:
- a CDS encoding BON domain-containing protein → MGKGMEFAVAYRDEDITKRVRDFLARQHFPALQELEIETARGELTVRGEVLSFYEKQIAMSICQRVPGVRVFVDEILVAES